CGATGCGGCCAACACGCTGGTGCAGACCTACGCCACCCTGCGCGACGATCAGCAGCAGGCGCGGCTGACCTCGGCCTCGTCTTGGCTGGAGGCGCGCATCGCCGCCCAAAGCGCGCGGCAGGACGCCGCCCGCACCCGCGCCCAGACCTTCCGCCAGACCCACAATCTTGGGACGGAGACGACGCCCTCGCCGGCGATGCAGACCGTTTCGGCGCTGACCCAGCAGCACGACCGCCTGACCGAGGAGCGCGCGACGCTGACCGCCACGCTGGCGATGATCGGCACGGCCAGCGCCTATCCCGCCACCCCCCTTCCGGGCGAGCCCGAAACCCTGACCACCCTGCGCGCCCAATTCCAGCGTCAGCAGCAGGAGGAGGAGCAACTGCGCAGCCGCTACGGCGACAGCTATGGCGGGGCGGTGCAGGCGCGGGGGCAGAGCGCGCTGACCCGCGATCAGATCGCCCGCGGCGTCGATGCCTATGCCGAGGCGATGCGCTCGCGCCTGTCGGGCCTCGATGCCGAGACGGAGGCGGTGGAGGCCCGGCTGCGCGATGCACGCGCCGGCCTGTCGCAGCAGGGAACGGCGGAACTGGAGATGGCGGGCCTTCAGCGCGATCTCGATGCCGAAACGCAGATCCTCTCGGGCCTCGAACGCCAAGCGCGGCTGATTCAGGCCGAGGCGAGCCTGCCGGTCGTGCAGGTGGAGGTTCTGTCCCCCGCCATGCCGCCTTCGGGGGCCGAAGGGTATGGGCGCAAGGTGTATCTGCTGCTGGCGCTGATGCTGTCGGGCTGTCTTGCCATCCTGTGCGCCGCGATCCTCGAGGTGATGGACCGCACGGTGCGCAGCACCGATCAGTTGCGCGGCGCGGCCGACATCGCCCCTGTGGGGATGCTGCCCGCGCTGCCGGGGCGGGGCGATCTGCTGGCCGCGATGCGCCAGCGCCCGCTTTCGGCCTTTGCCGATGCCCTGCGCGGCCTGATGCTGACGATGGAGGTGTCGAGCGGCGGGGCGATGCCGCGCAGCCTTCTGGTGACATCGGCGCGGGCGGGCGAAGGGGCCTCCACCGTGGCCTCGGCGCTGGCGCTGGCGCTGGCGGCGGGGGGGCAGCCGGTGCTGCTGGTGCAGATCGAACGCGCGCCGGGGGCCGAGCCGCCGCCCGCCGCCGGGATCGACCGTCTGCGCCTGAACGAGATGCCGTCGCAGGCGGGGCTGACGGCGCTTCTGGACCGGGCGACGCAATCGGGCAGCATCCTGATCCTCGATGCGCCGCCGGTCCTGTCCTCCACGGCGGCGCAGCATCTGGCGGGAATGGCCGATCGCAGCCTCTTGGTGGTCCGCTGGGCCGCAACCCCGCGCCGCCTCGTGGAACTGGCGGCCGAGCGTCTGGCCCTGACGGGGGGCGAGCGTGTGCTCTGCGCGCTGAACGCCGTCGATCTGGATCACCATGCCGGCTACGGCTTCCGCGATTCGGTCATCACGGCGCTGCCGCGGCGGGCCTGAGGTCCGCCCCTTCGGGGGGGGACTTGGCCGATCGGATGACCCGCGAGGTCGAACGGCGATCTGAGCGCCGCGCGCCCCCGCCGTTACACTTTCCCGCAGATGCCGCCCGCCCCATCCGGGCGGGCGGCGATCATCAGCCAATCGGAACGGGAGATGTGCGACATGCAGAAGACGGCACTGGTGCTGGGTGCGGGCGGGTTCATCGGGGGACACCTCGTGCGGCGCCTGAAGGACGAAGGGTTCTGGGTTCGCGGCGTCGACCTCAAGCGCAACGAATTCGCCCCGAGCGCGGCGGACGATTTCCGCCTCGGCGATCTGCGCGAACAGGATTTCACCCGCAGCGTCGTCGATCGGCGCTTTGACGAAGTGTATCAGCTGGCCGCCGACATGGGCGGGGCGGGATACATCTTCACCGGCGACAACGACGCCGACATCCTGCACAACTCGGCCACGATCAACCTCAACATCCTCGATGCGCTGCACAAGACGGGGGTGGGCCGGGTGTTCTACTCCTCCTCGGCCTGCATCTATCCGGCGCGCAACCAGCTGGATCCGGACAACCCCACCTGCACCGAGGCCAGCGCCTATCCCGCCGATCCCGACAGCGAATACGGCTGGGAGAAGCTCTTCTCCGAACGGCTCTATGCCGCCTATGCGCGCAATTTCGGCATGGTGTGCCGCGTCGCCCGCTATCACAACATCTTCGGGCCGGAAGGCACATGGCAGGGCGGCAAGGAAAAGGCCCCCGCCGCCCTGTGCCGCAAGATCGCCGAGGCCGAGACCGGCGGCTCCATCGAGGTCTGGGGGGATGGGGTGCAGACGCGCTCGTTCCTCTATATCGACGAATGCGTGGAAGGAACGCTGCGGCTGATGCGTTCGGACTTCGCGGGTCCGGTCAATATCGGCTCGGAAGAGATGATCTCCATCAACGATCTGGCGCGGCTGATCACCGACATCTCCGGCAAGACGCTGCGGATCGAGAACATCCCCGGCCCGGTCGGCGTGCGGGGCCGCAATTCGGAAAACAGCCTGATCCGCGACAGCATCGGCTGGGCCCCGAGCCAGAGCCTGCGCACCGGGCTGGAACGGACCTATGCGTGGATCGACGGGCAGGTGGCCCAGCAGCCCGCCCGTACGGCGGCCTGAGGGGTGGTGCGGGCGGTCGGACTCGAACCGACAAGCCGAAGCAAGGGTGTTTAAGACCCCCGCGTTTACCATTTCGCCACGCCCGCGCGCCATCAGCCCTAGGGCCGGGCGCGGCGCGAGTCAATCGCGCCCGCGCCCGGCGAATCCCCCTCGCTTTCGGGGGCGGAATTGCTCATCCTGCATCGCATGTGCCGATGCAGGAGTATGCCCATGCCGATCGTTCCCGTCATCCTGTGCGGCGGTTCGGGAACGCGGCTGTGGCCGCTGTCCCGCAAGAGCCATCCCAAGCAGTTCACCCATCTGATCGGCGACGTGACGCTGTTTCAGGCGGCGGCGCTGCGCCTGTCGGGGCCGGATTTCGCCGCCCCCCTGATCGCCACCAGCGCCGAATTCCGCTTCGTGGTGCAGGATCAATTGGCGGAGGCGGGAATCGCCCCCGATGCCATCCTGATCGAACCGGATGCACGCAACACCGCCGCCCCGGTTCTGGCGGCGGCGCTGCATCTGGCGGCGCGCGATCCCGATGCGGTGATGCTCGTCTCCCCCTCCGATCATGTGGTGGAGGATGCGGAGCGTTTCGCCGCCGCGATCCGTGCAGGGCTGGAGGCGGTGGCCGAGGGGCGGATCGTCACCTTCGGCATCGCCCCCGACCGGGCCGAGACCGGCTATGGCTGGCTGGAACTGCCGTCCCCTCCGGGCGATGCCGCGCTGCCGCTGACGCGGTTCGTGGAAAAGCCGGACCGCGCCACCGCCCGCGCCATGCTGGAGGAGGGACGCTTCTTGTGGAATGCCGGCATCTTCCTTGCCCGTGCCGCCGATCTGCTGGAGGCCTATCGCCGCCACGCCCCGGCGCTGGTGCCGCCCGTGGCCGAGGCGTTGGAGGGGGGCAGCGCCGATCTCGGCTTCTTCCGCCTTGCCCCCGGCCAATGGGCGCAGGCGGAGGCGATCTCCATCGACTATGCCGTGATGGAAAAGGCGGCGAACCTGTCGGTGGTGCCGTTCCGCGGCGGCTGGTCCGATCTGGGCGGCTGGGATGCGGTGTGGCGCGCGGGGCAGGCGGATGCGGCGGGCGTCGTCACCTTCGGCCCCGCCACCGCCATCGACAGCCGCGACACGCTTTTGCGGTCCGAGCATGAGGGGCAGCGCATCGTCGGCATCGGACTGGAGGGGATGATCGCCGTCGCCATGCCCGACGCCGTTCTGATCGCCCCGATGGACCGGGCGCAGGATGTGCGGCTGGCCGTTTCGGCGCTGAAGGCCGAGGGCGCGCCGCAGGCCGAAACGCTGCCCCGCGATCACCGCCCTTGGGGCTGGTTCGAATGTCTGGGCAAGGGGCCGCGCTTTCAGGTGAAGCGGATCGTGGTGCATCCGGGCGCGTCCCTGTCCTTGCAGAGCCATTTTCACCGGGCCGAACATTGGATCGTCGTCGAGGGCACCGCGCGGGTGACGGTGGATGGCGAGGTCCGCCTCGTGACGGAGAACCAGTCGATCTACGTCCCCCTCGGCGCGACCCACCGGATGGAGAATCCGGGCCGCCTGCCGATGGTGCTGATCGAGGTGCAGACCGGCGCCTATTTGGGGGAGGACGACATCGTCCGGCACGAGGATGTTTATGCCCGCGGACCGGGTGCCAAAGGGTGATCTGTGGCGACCCCGGAAGGAATCGAACCCTCAACCTATCGATTAGAAGTCGATTGCTCTATCCAGTTGAGCTACGGGGCCGTCGCCGTGCTTTGTGCGCCAGCGGCGGCGCGGATGCAAGATCTCACAACATCCGGGTCATGAAGGTGCTGTTGGGATCTTCGGCATAGCTGCCGAAGGGCGGGCAGACGGCGAAGCCGCCGCGTTCGTACAGCCCGCGCGCGGCGGCGAAGCTGGGCTGCGCCCCGGTTTCCAGCGACACTTGGGCGATGCCGTCGGCCGCCGCCTCGGCCAGAAGATGATCGAGCATCAGGCGGGCAAGGCCGCGGCCCCGCTCTTCGGCTAAGATATGCATGGATTTGATCTCGGCATGGGAGGGGTCCAGCCGCTTCAGCGCGCCCATGCCGATCGGGCGGCCATCCTCGCGCAGGACGAAGAACCGGATGGAGGGGGCGGTCAGCCCCTTCGGATCCAGCATATGGTTCGATCCGGGGGGCGTATCGGCATGCATGTCCGCGTGATGGCGTTCCATCAGCAGGGCAAGGTCCGGGTTCAGGGGCGATTCGAGGGCAAAGGTCAGCATGGCGGGCAGATTGCCGCGCCCTGCGTTCCGGCGCAAGATCAGCGCCGCGCGATGATCCAGACCGCGTGCACGATGCCGGGGATGTATCCCAGCAGCGTCAGCAGGATGTTCAGCCAGAACGCCCCGCGCAGGCCCACCTGCAGGAAGACGCCCAAGGGCGGAAGAAGGATCGCGATGATGATACGAACGATGTCTGCCATGACGCTGAGGTAGATCGCGCTCCGCCGCCGTCAATGCCCGATGCGCGCGAGAAAGCCCGTCAGATGATCCGCCAGCGCCTCGGGGGCATCAAGCTGCGGGTAATGGCCCGAACCGCGCATCATCCGGTGATCGGCGCCGATGATCAGCCCGGCGGTTTCGGCCACGAGGTCGGGCGGGGTCACGGCATCGTCGCTGCCCGACAGGACCAACGTCGGCAGGGTCAGCGTGGCGGTGGTGGTGTAGAAATCCGTCCCCTCCATCGCGGCGGCACCGGCGGCGTAATCGGCCGGATCGCAGGCCGCCAGCAGCGCCCGTGCCCGCGCCGCCGCCTCCGAACGCCGGGCGGCGGGGGCGAAGGCGCGCTCGATGATCGGGCCGATCAGCGGCCCCATGTCCGTGGCGCCGGTCTGCGCCGTGCGCCATGCGCGGGTGGCGGGGATGCGCGCGGCGGTGGTCATCAGCACCAACCCCCGCACGAGATCGAGCCGTTTCACCGCCAGCCCCTGCGCGATCAGCCCGCCGATGCCGGCCCCGACCACGACCGCGCCGCGCAGGCCCAGCGCGTCCAGCAGCGCCTCGGCGTCGCGGACGAGCCCGCCCATCCGCCCACCACGCAGATCGGGCCGCAGGATGCGAAATCCCTGCGGCAGCATGGGCAGCACATCCTGCCAGATGTCCGGCCCAAAGCCCAAAGGCGCCAGCAGCACCACCGGCGGGCCGTCCCCATCCGTCCGGTAGCCGATCATCCGGTCCGGCAGCGGCAGCACGGGCATCAGAGCGTTCCGAGCGCGCGGGCGAACATCGCCGCGTCCACATTCCCGCCAGAGGCCGTGACGATCACCGTGTCCGCCTCGGACGGCCGGAAAAGCGCGGCGGCCAGTGCGATGGCGCCGCCCGGCTCCATCACGATCTTCAGATGCTGGAAGGCGAGGGCCATGGCGCGCAGCGCTTCGTTGTCGCTGGCGACGAGGCCGGGACCGGCAAGGCGCTGCAGGATGGGGAAGGTCAATTCGCCGGGGCCGGGGGTGACGATGGCATCGCAGATGGAACGCGCCTCGGCCGGGTTGCCCAACCGCTCTCCGGCGATGAGCGAGCGGGCGGTGTCGTCGAAGAGCTCGGGTTCGGCCGTGCGCACCCGCAGCTTGGAGCCTTCGAGCGCGAGGGCCGTGCCCGCCGCCAGCCCGCCGCCGCCGCAGCAGACGATGACCTCGGCCTCGGTCACGCCCGCCTCGGCGGCCTGTTCGGCGATCTCCAGCCCGCAGGTGCCTTGCCCCGCCACGACCCACGGATCGTCATAGGGGCGGATCATCGTCAGCCCGCGTTCGGTCGCGATGCGCTCGCCGATCTCTTCGCGGCTGTCGGCGTGGCGGTCGTAGAACACGATTTCGGCACCGAGGGCGCGGGTATTGGCGATCTTCAGCGCCGGGGCGTCTTTGGGCATCACGATCACGGCGGGCAGCCCGTGCATCCGCGCCGCCAGCGACACCCCCTGCGCGTGGTTGCCCGAGGAATAGGCGATCACCCCCTGCGCACCCTTCAGCGCCGACACGGCCGACCATCCGCCCCGAAACTTGAACGATCCGGTATGCTGGAGGCATTCGGCCTTCACCAGAATGCGCCGCCCGGCCAGCGCATCGAGCAGCCCCGAAGACAGCAGCGGCGTGCGCCGCACATGGCCGCGGGCGCGGGCGGCGGCGGCTTCGATCATCTCTATATTCATGGCGATGTCCCCTGCTGTCTGGTGCTTTCCCTTGTCCTGACATGCCCGCGCGGCACCGAAAACCCCTTTTCACGCCCCCGAGAGGCACCTTGCCCGCCCGCAGCGATGGGCCTACACCCGCAAACGCGACAGCAAGGGAATGCATGCCATGGCCAGACGCACCGAAACCGATCGCGCGACATCGCGCAAGGTGGGGGCGCTGCGGGCGCTTGTCCCGTTCCTGCGGCCCTATCGGGCGGCGGTGGCGGGCACGCTGGTCGCACTGGTCGTGACGGCGGCGGCCAGCTTGTCGTTGCCCATCGCGGCGCGGCGGGTGGTGGACGGGTTCGGCACCTCCACCGAGCAGCTTCTGGATCAGTATTTCGTCGCCTTCCTTGGGATCGCCGCATTGCTCGCGGTGGGGACGGGGACGCGCTACTACCTCGTGACGCGCCTTGGCGAACGGGTGGTGGCCGACATCCGCCGCGCTTTGTTCGACCGCGTGACGGGGATGAGCCCGGCCTTCTTCGAGAACGTCATCACCGGAGAGGTCATCTCGCGGCTGACGACGGACACGACGCTGATCCTGTCGGTCATCGGATCGTCGGTGTCGATCGCGCTGCGCAACGCGCTGATGCTCTTGGGCGGGCTGGTGCTGATGCTCTTCACCTCGGCCAAGCTGACGGGCCTCGTGCTGCTGCTGGTGCCGCTGGTGGTGGTGCCGATCATCGTGATGGGCCGCCGCCTGCGCGTGCACAGCCGCGAGAATCAGGACCTGATCGCCCGCTCCTCCGGCACGGCCGCCGAGATGCTGGGCGCGACCTCGACGGTGCAGGCCCTGACGCAGGAAGGCGCGGTGCGCGCGCGCTTTGCCGGACTGACCGAAGCGGCCTATGCCTCGGCCAAGCGGCGGATCGGCACGCGGGCGGTGATGACGATGATCGTCATCTTCCTCGTCTTCGCCGGGGTGGTGGGGGTGCTGTGGGTCGGGGCGCGCGATGTGCGGGCCGGCGGCATGACCACGGGCGAATTGGTGCAGTTCGTCATCTATTCGGTGCTGGTGGCCGGATCGGTCGGGGCGCTCTCGGAAATCTGGGGCGAGTTGCAGCGCGCTGCGGGCGCGACCGAACGGCTGGTGGAACTGCTGGACGCCGAGGACAGCGTGGCCGATCCGCCCATGCCTGCGCCCCTGCCGCGCCCGGTGCGGGGGGCGATCGTGTTCGACGATGTGCGTTTCCACTATCCCCAGCGGCCCGGCCAATCGGCGCTGGACGGGGTGACGCTGCGGGTGGAACCGGGGCAGACGGTGGCGCTGGTCGGCCCGTCCGGGGCGGGCAAGACGACGGTGCTTCAGCTTCTGCTGCGGTTCTACGATCCGCAGGCCGGGGTCATCAGCATCGACGGCGTGGAACTTCCGACGATGGCGCGGGACGATTTCCGTCGCTCCATCGCGCTGGTGCCGCAGGATCCGGTGATCTTTGCCGCCAGCGCGCGCGAGAACATCCGCTTCGGCCGCCCCGACGCGACCGACCCCGAGGTGGAGGCCGCCGCCCGCGCCGCCGCCGCGCATGATTTCCTTGCGGCGCTGCCGGACGGGTACGATACGCAGGTGGGCGAACGGGGCGTGATGCTGTCGGGTGGGCAGAAGCAGCGCATCGCCATCGCCCGCGCCATCCTGCGCGATGCGCCGATCCTACTGCTGGACGAGGCGACCTCGGCGCTGGATGCCGAATCCGAGGCGGCGGTGCAGCTTGCGATGGACCGCGTGGCCGAAGGGCGCACCGTCATCGTCATCGCGCACCGGCTGGCGACGGTGAAGAAGGCCGACCGTCTGGTGGTGATGGATCATGGCCGCATCGTGGCCGAAGGGACGCATGACGGGCTGATCGCCGAAGGGGGGCTTTACGCGCGGCTGGCAAAGCTGCAATTCACGGCGGAGTGAGGAGAACAGAGGGAGGGGCCGATGCCCTTTGCCACCCGTGCCGACCGCGAGGCGATCGAGGCCGAGGGCCCTTGGCCGCCGCAGGACCTGCCGCGCAGCATCCTCGATGCGCTGGATCGGCGCGCGGGCCCGCATCCGGCGCTGTCCTTTCAGCTTCTGTCTCACCCCACCGCCCGCGCCGTCACATGGAGCTGGCAGGACCTGCGCGACCGTTCGGTGCAGGCGGCGAACCTGTTTCGCGCCCATGGGATCGGGCCGGGCGATACGGTGGCGCTGGTGCTGCCCAATGCCCCCGAAACGGCCGCCGCCCTTTTGGGCGGGATGATCGCGGGCGTCGCGGCCCCGATCAACCCGATGCTCGGCAGCGATCAGATCGCAAGCCTTCTGCGGGAAACGGGGGCCAAGGTCGTCGTCACGCTCAAGGCCTTTCCGAAATCCGATATCGCGGCCAAGGTCGCCGAGGCGTTGGTGCATGCGCCGCAGGTGCGCACCGTGCTGGAGGTGGATCTCCTGCGCTGGCTGGCCCCGCCGCGGTCTTGGCTGGTGCCGCTGCTGCGCCCGCGCCATGCGGTGCGCCACCGCGCCCGCATCCTCGATTTCGCGGATGCCCGTGGCATGCCGAAGGTGCTGAGCTTTCCCGATCTCGGCACGGACCGCGTGGCCGCGTGCTTTCATACGGGCGGCACGACGGGGATGCCGAAGCTGGCGCGCCACCGGGTATCGGGAATGCTCTATAACGGCTGGGTGGGGCAACGGCTTTTGTTCCGCCAAGAGGACGTGATCCTGTGCCCGCTGCCGCTGTTCCATGTCTTTGCCGCCTATCCGGTGATGATGTCGTCGCTGATGACGGGGGCGCATGTCGTCCTGCCGACCCCGGCGGGTTTTCGCGGCGAGGGGGTGTTCGACAACCTCTGGAAGCTGATCGCGCGGTGGCGCGCGACCTATCTCGTGGCGGTGCCCACGGCGCTGTCGGTGCTGATGCAGCGGCCGGTGGATGCGGATCTCTCCAGCCTGCGGGTCGTCTTCTCCGGCTCGGCCCCGCTCCCGCGTGAGCTGTTCACCCGCTTTCGCGCCGCCGCGGGGGTGGAGGTGATCGAGGGCTATGGCCTGACGGAGGCGACCTGCCTCGTGGCGGCCAACCCGCCGGACGGGGAAAAGCGCATCGGCTCGGTCGGGCTGGCGATGCCCCATGCCGAGGTGCGGATCGACGAAGGGCAGATCACCGTGCGCAGCCCCGGCACGCAGGGCTGGCTTCCCACCGGCGATCTTGGCCGGATCGACGCGGACGGCTATATCTTCATCACCGGGCGCGCCAAGGATCTGATCATCCGCGGGGGGCACAATATCGACCCGGCCGAGATCGAGGAGGCGCTGATGGCCCATCCTGCCGTGGCGATGGTGGGCGCGGTCGGCCAGCCCGATGCCCATGCGGGCGAGGTGCCCTGCGCCTATGTGGAACTGGTGGCGGGGGCGGCGGTCGGTTCGGCGGAGCTTCTGGCCTTTGCCCGCGCCCGCATCCGCGAACGCGCCGCCGTGCCCCGTCATGTGGAGATCCTGCCCGAGATGCCCAAGACGGCCGTCGGCAAGGTCTTCAAGCCCGACCTGCGCCGCCGCGCCATCGCCCGCGTCTTGGACGGCGAACTCGCCGCCGTCGGTGCCCGCCTTCTGCGCGTGGAGGAGGATGGCGACCGCGGCCTCGTGGCCGTGATCGCGGGCGGGCCGGGGGCCGAGGCGGTGATGGCCCCCTTCGCGCTTGCGTGGCGGCGCGGTTAGGCCGCCGAGCCGCCGATGGTCAGCCCGCCGATCATCAGCGTCGGCTGACCGACGCCCACCGGCACCCATTGGCCGGCCTTGCCGCAATTGCCGATGCCGGGATCGAGCGCCATGTCGTTGCCGATGGCGCGGATCTTTTGCAGCGCGGTCGCGCCGTCGCCGATCAGGGTCGCGCCCTTCACCGGCTCTTGCACGCGGCCGTTGCGCACCCGGTACGCCTCGGTGCAGGAGAAGACGAACTTGCCGTTCGTGATGTCCACCTGCCCGCCGCCAAAGCCCACGGCATAGATGCCGTCCTTCAGATCGGCCAGAATCGCGCCCGGATCGGCACTCCCGCCCAGCATGTAGGTGTTGGTCATGCGCGGCATGGGGATATGGGCGAAGCTCTCGCGCCGCCCGTTGCCGGTCGGGGCCACGCCCATCAGGCGGGCGTTCTGACGGTCCTGCATATAGCCGACCAGAATCCCGTCCTCGATCAGCACGTTGCGCGCCGAGGGCGTGCCTTCGTCGTCGATGGTGAGGGAGCCGCGCCGGTCGGGCAGGGTGCCGTCGTCCAGAACCGTCACGCCGGGGGCGGCGACGCGCTGGCCCAGAAGCCCGGCGAAGGCCGAGGTCTTCTTGCGGTTGAAATCGCCCTCGAGGCCGTGGCCCACCGCTTCGTGCAGCAAGATGCCGGGCCAGCCCGCCCCAAGCACCACATCCAGCACCCCCGCCGGCGCGGGCACGGCATCGAGGTTCAGCGTCGCGATGCGCACCGCCTCGTGGACGAGGGGCTTCCAGTGATCCGGGGCCATCAGTTGCAGAAGGCCGTGGCGCCCGCCGCCGCCCATACCGCCGGATTCGCGCCGCCCGCCGCGTTCCACGATGACCGAGATGTTCAGCCGCGCCATGGGGCGGATATCGGTCAGGCGCAGGCCCTCGGGGCGCAGGATCTCCACCTCCTGAAGGCTGGCCGACAGCGTGGCGGACACCTGCACCACGGCAGGATCGAGGGCGCGGGCATAGG
This DNA window, taken from Falsirhodobacter algicola, encodes the following:
- the tldD gene encoding metalloprotease TldD is translated as MTDSPFRPFDTYLDEAAALSTLRAATAGADDGELFLERRRSEALVLDDGRIRTASYDASEGFGLRAVRGEVAGYAHSTRINEQALIRAAETARLAVGDGGGTLAPPPPGTNRHLYAATDPVADAAFAVKIDLLREIDAYARALDPAVVQVSATLSASLQEVEILRPEGLRLTDIRPMARLNISVIVERGGRRESGGMGGGGRHGLLQLMAPDHWKPLVHEAVRIATLNLDAVPAPAGVLDVVLGAGWPGILLHEAVGHGLEGDFNRKKTSAFAGLLGQRVAAPGVTVLDDGTLPDRRGSLTIDDEGTPSARNVLIEDGILVGYMQDRQNARLMGVAPTGNGRRESFAHIPMPRMTNTYMLGGSADPGAILADLKDGIYAVGFGGGQVDITNGKFVFSCTEAYRVRNGRVQEPVKGATLIGDGATALQKIRAIGNDMALDPGIGNCGKAGQWVPVGVGQPTLMIGGLTIGGSAA